CTATTTCGAGACGGGGCAAGGCGCGGATTTCACCAACGGCCACGCGCAGGGCGTGGACATGGTGGTGCACGAGTCGCGCAAGTATGGCTTTGCGAGAGCATTAGCGCAACGTGTTGCCCAGGCCCGAGCAAAGGCGGGGGCCGAGCCCGATGCCTGGCTGATCGTGAACGACGTGGCCGGGTTCATCGGGCCGGAGGTCTTCCGGACGAGGGAGCAGCTCGTCCGATGCTGCCTCGAAGATATCGTGATGGGGAAGCTGCACGGGTTGTGCATCGGGCTGGATGTCTGCTCAACCCTGCACATGAGCGTGTCGCTCGACGATCTGGACTGGTGCCTCGATCAGGTGACCCCGGCCTGCCCGGCGTATTTGATGGGGTTGCCGACGAAGATCGACCCGATGCTCGGCTATCTGACGACCGGGTTCCAGGATCATGTGCGGTTGCGGGAGACGTTCGGGACGCGCGTCGAGGATCGCATGTGGGCGTTTTTCCAGGCGCTCGGGGTCATCGACGCCGACGGCAAGCCCACCGAGCATTTCGGTGATCCGCTCTGGGTGTACTTGCAGTATTGCCGACGCAAGGGGGACGCGCGGAGCGACGCGGAGATCCTCTCCGACGGGACCGCCCAGATGGACGCCGTCCGGAGCCACGGCGTGTTCCTGCCCCGAGGGCACGGCGATCGGCCGTTCGACCTGGAGCCAGGGCTCGGCGAGGCGATCACTCGGATTTACGACGACGCGAAGGAGAGCATCTGGGCCGAGCTTCCCCCGGCGTTCGTCGCCGGGGTGCCGGGGGCGGTGCCGGTGGCGACCCGATCGGCGGATCGAGAGGATTACATCCTTCACCCCGAATCCGGCGAGCGCCTTTCCGACGCGGGCCTTGAGACGATCCGGTGGCTCCGGCATAACCATAACGGGCGCTTTGATGTTCAGATCGTGATTTCCGATGGTTTGAATGCCCTGGCGATCACCGAGGAGGGGCACCTGGCGCCGTTCCTCGATCGCCTCCGCGCCCAGCTTGAGCGCGACGGGTTCCGGGCCGCTCCCGAGCACATCGTCGTCACCTCCGGCCGGGTCCGCGCGGGCTACCGGATCGGCGAGACGCTGTTCGGCGGCCTCGACGGGCCTCGGGCAGTCTTGCACCTGATCGGCGAGCGTCCCGGCACCGGGCACCGGACCTTCTCGGTCTATCTCACCTCGGCCGACGGCGCCGTTTGGGGTCGGGAGGACGCGGTCGATCACAACATCACGAAGGTCGTTTCGGGGATCGCCACGACGGCCCTTGCACCCGCCCGGGGGGTGGACGAGACGATAAGCTTGTTGAAGGGGCTGAGGGGGTAAGACGACCTCTATCATCTCACCATTGCCGGGAATGCGTTCATCACGGGGTCCGTGGTACGGACTGATCTCCCAATCTTAGCAAGCGTTGTGTCGGAGCCGTGATCCGGAGCTTGGAACCCAGAGAGGTCCGCACCACGGACCCGA
This sequence is a window from Tautonia rosea. Protein-coding genes within it:
- the eutB gene encoding ethanolamine ammonia-lyase subunit EutB; protein product: MQRRTFLGALAGGASAVAFTPIGRRMRAGTVPDERPVRLDPVGAGETLFDRVRAIAGRFDERLYTKILGAANAFKEGDEIVGVAAADEESRVQARSLLSNTRLNEIDAHPLIEDSLSALLRQSRDDRAARRTEGMTVGDLKRFLLDRDEDAIKGIMPGLSSEVIGCVVKLLSNEELIAVGAKVFNPLPGSKVGAKGYLGARIQPNSPTDDVIDIRWQVFSGWSFAVGDVLLGNNPVSSTPESVGAIEETLKEVIATFELEDVLPHCVLSHIDVQAEVEAARPGSTALWFQSIAGSDAANRTFDVSTEKMLGYADARSGPFGLYFETGQGADFTNGHAQGVDMVVHESRKYGFARALAQRVAQARAKAGAEPDAWLIVNDVAGFIGPEVFRTREQLVRCCLEDIVMGKLHGLCIGLDVCSTLHMSVSLDDLDWCLDQVTPACPAYLMGLPTKIDPMLGYLTTGFQDHVRLRETFGTRVEDRMWAFFQALGVIDADGKPTEHFGDPLWVYLQYCRRKGDARSDAEILSDGTAQMDAVRSHGVFLPRGHGDRPFDLEPGLGEAITRIYDDAKESIWAELPPAFVAGVPGAVPVATRSADREDYILHPESGERLSDAGLETIRWLRHNHNGRFDVQIVISDGLNALAITEEGHLAPFLDRLRAQLERDGFRAAPEHIVVTSGRVRAGYRIGETLFGGLDGPRAVLHLIGERPGTGHRTFSVYLTSADGAVWGREDAVDHNITKVVSGIATTALAPARGVDETISLLKGLRG